A part of Propioniciclava coleopterorum genomic DNA contains:
- a CDS encoding LacI family DNA-binding transcriptional regulator — MTVTATEVARRLGLSQSTVSRALAGSPLVSAATRERVEEAARAMGYRPNAAGRSLKVGRHGTLGIVVPDLAGGYGAGVATGVLAAAAARGDQLLVADSGGTPAGELAAFETLASQADGVVLLAPRCPAPELTAAVAGFRHVVVVGRSVPGLDSVLADEAPSITALLDHLTALGHRTIGYQGGPSAAPSERLRRAGLRDYCARHPGVTLVRLDAEGLDARAGLVAADEVVARGLGAVLAFNDQTGLALIGRLRTLGVDVPGEVSVACWDDTALTAIIPPHLTTVSLALAELAAAASERLYALLADPAQPPTTTLLPSVLRVRDSTGPARR, encoded by the coding sequence GTGACCGTCACGGCGACCGAGGTAGCCCGCCGGCTGGGTCTCTCCCAGTCGACGGTCTCCCGCGCGCTGGCGGGCAGCCCGCTGGTTTCGGCGGCCACCCGCGAGCGCGTCGAGGAGGCGGCCCGCGCGATGGGCTACCGGCCCAACGCGGCCGGGCGGTCGCTGAAGGTCGGACGCCACGGCACCCTGGGCATCGTCGTGCCCGACCTGGCCGGCGGCTACGGCGCCGGCGTCGCGACCGGGGTGCTGGCGGCCGCCGCGGCGCGCGGCGACCAGCTGCTGGTGGCCGACTCCGGCGGCACCCCCGCCGGGGAACTGGCGGCGTTCGAGACGCTCGCGTCCCAGGCCGACGGCGTCGTGCTGCTCGCCCCGCGCTGCCCCGCCCCCGAACTGACCGCCGCGGTGGCGGGGTTCCGGCACGTCGTGGTGGTGGGCCGCTCCGTTCCGGGGCTCGACAGCGTGCTCGCCGACGAGGCGCCCTCGATCACCGCGCTGCTGGATCACCTCACCGCGCTCGGGCACCGCACGATCGGCTACCAGGGCGGCCCGTCGGCGGCGCCGTCGGAGCGGCTGCGGCGCGCCGGGCTGCGGGACTACTGCGCCCGGCATCCGGGGGTCACGCTCGTCCGGCTGGACGCCGAGGGCCTCGACGCGCGCGCCGGGCTCGTCGCCGCGGACGAGGTCGTGGCGCGCGGGCTGGGGGCGGTGCTCGCGTTCAACGACCAGACCGGGCTGGCCCTGATCGGCCGCCTGCGGACCCTGGGCGTCGACGTGCCCGGCGAGGTCTCGGTGGCGTGCTGGGACGACACGGCGCTGACGGCGATCATCCCGCCCCACCTGACCACGGTGAGCCTCGCGCTGGCCGAACTGGCCGCCGCGGCGTCCGAGCGGCTGTACGCGCTCCTGGCCGACCCCGCGCAGCCGCCGACGACGACGCTGCTGCCGAGCGTGCTCCGCGTCCGGGACTCCACCGGCCCCGCGCGCCGCTGA